A DNA window from Maribellus comscasis contains the following coding sequences:
- a CDS encoding DUF4271 domain-containing protein translates to MSFIHPHNIFTTPYSTPDNVEEGEIHIEEIYFINSSFQESDTVAKTATDTTPKIEKPTLAQIRYWQRQRENRLVVNGKRYMEPKTEVSLTTSEVASEKGIGLPVRERNAYNTDWLTFVLMAAFILFASVKFSFSKYIDYLFQSVVNYSSSFRMIEEKNYSISSGAVRLEIFFYLTFSVFLFQIISYFNFKFPFGGWILFLLLFGSVLIYFIAKKMVYRAVGKVVEGWEETGEYLFNHDNFNRVAGLVLFPIVVLISFIPIEDIDFLIFTGCVVSVVFYFLLLGRGISILLKKQFSIFYLFLYLCSLEFLPLLLIYKIVVM, encoded by the coding sequence TTGAGTTTTATACACCCGCATAATATCTTCACAACACCTTATTCAACGCCTGATAATGTTGAAGAGGGAGAAATACACATCGAGGAGATTTATTTTATTAACTCCAGTTTTCAGGAAAGCGATACCGTTGCAAAAACGGCAACAGATACAACACCGAAGATTGAAAAGCCAACTTTGGCGCAAATAAGGTATTGGCAACGCCAAAGAGAAAACCGCTTGGTTGTGAACGGAAAGCGTTATATGGAGCCAAAAACTGAAGTAAGTTTAACAACATCAGAAGTCGCTTCCGAAAAAGGAATTGGATTGCCCGTTCGTGAAAGAAATGCCTATAATACGGATTGGTTAACCTTTGTTTTAATGGCGGCTTTTATTTTGTTTGCTTCGGTTAAATTTTCTTTTTCAAAATATATAGATTATTTGTTTCAGTCGGTTGTAAATTATTCCAGCTCATTTCGTATGATTGAAGAAAAAAATTACTCTATTTCAAGCGGAGCTGTCCGGCTGGAAATATTTTTTTATTTAACTTTTTCTGTTTTTTTGTTTCAGATCATTAGCTATTTTAACTTTAAATTTCCTTTTGGGGGCTGGATTTTGTTTCTTTTGCTTTTTGGAAGCGTCCTTATTTATTTTATTGCCAAGAAGATGGTTTATCGCGCCGTAGGGAAGGTTGTTGAAGGCTGGGAAGAAACAGGTGAATACCTGTTTAATCATGATAATTTTAACAGAGTTGCAGGTTTGGTCTTATTTCCGATCGTAGTTTTGATATCTTTTATCCCTATTGAAGATATTGATTTTCTGATATTTACAGGATGCGTGGTCTCAGTTGTTTTTTATTTTTTGTTGTTGGGAAGAGGGATTTCAATTTTATTAAAAAAACAGTTTTCTATATTTTATCTCTTTTTGTACCTTTGTTCCCTTGAATTTTTACCCTTGCTTTTAATTTATAAAATAGTAGTCATGTAA
- a CDS encoding DUF4252 domain-containing protein, whose amino-acid sequence MRTIRIFIVVTLVLAVQLSNAQSKSYRMYDAFANKDGVTNFSFTKNMTDAFNIDLGDDDDEKKVTGDLNEVRFMSYNPKKGGMSGPEFTKRAVGMLPSQYKKYEDEDNDSDAEIWLLGGRKKFKECHVFLNNESDDQMRFVVSFYGDFTVQDLEGLKETGRSFSDD is encoded by the coding sequence ATGAGAACAATCAGAATTTTTATTGTAGTTACACTTGTTTTGGCAGTTCAACTTTCAAATGCACAAAGTAAATCATACCGAATGTACGATGCATTTGCAAATAAGGACGGAGTTACAAATTTTAGTTTCACCAAAAACATGACCGATGCATTTAACATTGATCTCGGTGATGATGACGATGAAAAAAAGGTTACCGGAGATTTAAATGAAGTAAGATTTATGTCTTATAACCCCAAAAAAGGTGGAATGAGTGGACCGGAGTTTACAAAAAGAGCTGTAGGGATGCTGCCTTCGCAATACAAAAAATATGAAGATGAAGATAACGACTCTGATGCTGAGATTTGGCTTCTGGGAGGGAGGAAAAAATTTAAGGAATGTCATGTTTTTCTAAATAACGAATCAGATGACCAAATGCGCTTTGTGGTTTCTTTCTATGGCGATTTTACTGTACAGGATTTGGAAGGCTTAAAAGAAACCGGGAGAAGTTTTTCTGACGACTAA
- the polA gene encoding DNA polymerase I: protein MTDKDSKKLFLLDAYALIYRSYFAFIRNPRFNSKGVNTSAMYGFTNTLVQLLETENPNYIGVVFDVSAPTFRHKMYPEYKANREEMPEDLRKSIPYIRNIIEAFNIPIIEKEGFEADDVIGTLAQKARKEGFITYMMTPDKDYAQLVSEEVLMFKPAKSGGVAEVWGQKEVKENFGIENPEQVIDILGLMGDSADNIPGCPGIGPKTAEKLIKEFGSIDGIYRNIDKLKGKQKENLVNYEEQVRLSRKLAVIIQDVPIDFEKEKLTREGINKELLKAIFDDLEFKTIAERLKLTEAVKVETAMQGSLFGDSDIPETTVKKRNTIKTIPHQYYLIEDEMQRASLRAELSIQEEFCFDTETTGLDTHSSEIVCMSFSFRKHEAFCVTLPSNREEAQKVIEEFREVFADEDVTKIGQNIKYDILMLSNYGIEVKGKIYDTMIAHYLIQPELKHNLDFLCEIYLDYEKIPTEHLIGKKGKGQITMRSVPPEKLRDYACEDADLTFQLKHAIDPDLDKTEVRELFEELEMPLIPVLVHMENAGVKLNVDELKDYAGRLREQIIQLEEEIIDLAGEEFNVSSPKQLGPILFEKLKIDSNAKKTKTKQYSTSEDVLIRLVDRHPIVGKVLEFRGLKKLLSTYVEALPLLVNKRTGKVHTSYNQAIAATGRLSSVNPNLQNIPIRDESGREIRKAFIPSDNEHTFLSADYSQIELRIMAALSNDDEMQKAFKEEKDIHSITAAKIYKVPEKEVTSDMRRKAKTANFGIIYGISAFGLSQRLNIPRTEAKELIDGYFESFPKIKEFMDKQIELARNQGYVQTIKGRKRYLNDINSANAVVRGMAERNAINAPIQGSAADIIKIAMINIYRQFDQKKLKSKMVLQVHDELNFDAFKPEIDKVKEIVKQEMENAVEVGVPLTVEMNNAENWLDAH from the coding sequence ATGACTGATAAAGATTCAAAAAAGCTTTTTCTTCTTGATGCTTACGCATTAATATACCGCAGTTATTTTGCTTTTATCCGAAATCCAAGATTCAATTCAAAGGGTGTAAATACCTCTGCGATGTATGGTTTTACAAATACTTTAGTGCAATTGCTGGAAACAGAAAACCCAAATTATATTGGTGTTGTTTTTGATGTTTCGGCTCCTACTTTTCGCCATAAGATGTATCCGGAGTACAAAGCAAACCGGGAAGAAATGCCTGAAGATTTACGTAAGTCAATTCCATACATTCGGAATATTATTGAAGCATTTAATATTCCAATCATAGAAAAAGAAGGATTTGAGGCAGATGATGTAATTGGTACACTGGCGCAAAAGGCTCGAAAAGAAGGATTTATTACGTATATGATGACTCCCGACAAAGATTATGCACAACTGGTTTCCGAGGAGGTTTTGATGTTTAAACCTGCTAAATCAGGAGGAGTAGCAGAAGTATGGGGTCAAAAGGAAGTAAAGGAAAATTTTGGGATTGAAAATCCGGAACAAGTGATCGATATCCTTGGTTTAATGGGAGACAGCGCCGATAATATACCGGGATGCCCCGGAATTGGCCCCAAAACAGCTGAAAAACTCATTAAGGAGTTTGGGAGTATCGACGGAATTTACAGAAACATTGACAAGTTAAAAGGCAAACAAAAAGAAAATTTAGTCAATTATGAAGAACAGGTCAGGTTGTCAAGAAAATTGGCCGTTATTATTCAGGATGTGCCGATAGATTTCGAAAAAGAAAAGTTAACCCGCGAGGGAATCAATAAAGAACTATTAAAAGCTATTTTTGACGATTTAGAGTTTAAAACCATTGCAGAAAGGCTAAAATTAACTGAGGCAGTTAAAGTTGAAACAGCTATGCAAGGCTCACTTTTTGGTGATTCTGATATACCTGAAACAACGGTCAAAAAAAGAAACACTATTAAAACGATTCCGCATCAGTATTATCTGATAGAGGATGAAATGCAGCGGGCAAGTTTAAGAGCCGAGCTTTCTATTCAGGAAGAATTTTGTTTTGATACAGAAACCACCGGATTGGATACACATTCATCGGAAATTGTTTGTATGTCATTTTCATTTCGCAAACACGAAGCTTTTTGTGTTACACTGCCTTCAAACCGAGAAGAAGCACAAAAAGTGATAGAGGAGTTCCGTGAAGTTTTTGCAGATGAGGATGTTACAAAAATAGGACAGAATATTAAGTATGATATTTTAATGCTGAGTAACTATGGTATTGAAGTAAAAGGGAAAATTTACGATACCATGATAGCTCATTATCTGATTCAGCCGGAGCTTAAACACAATCTGGATTTTTTGTGTGAGATTTACCTGGATTATGAAAAGATTCCGACTGAACATCTGATCGGCAAGAAAGGGAAAGGACAAATAACGATGCGTTCTGTCCCGCCCGAGAAATTACGTGATTATGCCTGCGAGGATGCTGATCTTACGTTTCAGTTAAAACATGCTATCGATCCGGATTTAGACAAAACTGAAGTTCGCGAGCTTTTTGAAGAGTTGGAAATGCCACTCATACCAGTGTTGGTTCATATGGAGAATGCCGGAGTGAAACTAAATGTAGATGAGTTAAAGGATTATGCCGGGCGCCTCCGGGAACAAATAATTCAACTTGAAGAAGAAATTATCGATTTGGCAGGGGAAGAGTTTAATGTTTCTTCTCCCAAACAGCTTGGACCGATTCTTTTTGAAAAGTTAAAAATTGATTCGAATGCGAAAAAAACAAAAACCAAGCAGTATTCTACTTCCGAAGACGTATTAATCAGGTTGGTTGACAGGCATCCGATTGTGGGCAAAGTATTGGAGTTTCGTGGCTTAAAAAAATTGCTTTCAACCTATGTTGAGGCACTTCCATTGCTGGTAAATAAAAGAACCGGGAAAGTACATACCTCTTACAATCAGGCGATCGCGGCAACCGGCCGGTTAAGTTCCGTTAATCCCAACCTGCAGAATATTCCTATTCGCGATGAAAGCGGACGGGAAATTCGTAAAGCTTTTATTCCTTCTGATAACGAGCACACCTTCCTGTCGGCTGACTATTCGCAAATAGAACTTCGAATAATGGCCGCTCTCAGCAACGACGATGAAATGCAAAAGGCATTTAAGGAAGAAAAGGATATTCATTCCATTACAGCAGCAAAAATTTACAAAGTTCCTGAGAAGGAGGTAACTTCCGATATGCGGCGGAAAGCCAAAACTGCCAATTTTGGAATAATTTATGGAATTTCGGCATTTGGACTGTCTCAAAGATTAAATATTCCACGTACAGAGGCAAAGGAATTGATTGATGGTTATTTTGAAAGTTTTCCAAAAATCAAGGAATTTATGGATAAACAAATAGAATTGGCAAGAAATCAAGGTTATGTACAAACAATTAAAGGACGCAAGCGTTATTTAAATGATATAAATTCAGCAAACGCAGTAGTTCGCGGAATGGCTGAACGAAACGCAATAAATGCACCAATTCAGGGGTCGGCTGCTGACATAATAAAAATAGCCATGATTAATATTTATAGGCAGTTTGACCAGAAAAAACTGAAGTCGAAAATGGTGCTTCAGGTGCACGACGAATTAAATTTTGATGCGTTTAAACCTGAAATTGACAAGGTAAAAGAAATAGTAAAACAGGAGATGGAAAACGCTGTTGAAGTAGGCGTTCCGTTAACGGTTGAAATGAATAATGCCGAAAATTGGTTAGATGCTCATTAG
- the queD gene encoding 6-carboxytetrahydropterin synthase QueD: MPKIRVTKRFHFEMAHTLYEYDGLCRNIHGHSYNLEVTLLGEPRKQPEHPKDGMVLDFADLKDIVKTQIVNRFDHALMVNELVPGEQIELLQKTTDRLILVGFQPTTENIVAYIAEILQQHLPSGVSLFSIRLYETVTAFAEWFASDNQ; this comes from the coding sequence ATGCCAAAAATCAGAGTTACAAAACGCTTTCATTTTGAGATGGCACACACGCTTTATGAATATGATGGTTTGTGCCGGAATATTCACGGGCATTCTTATAATCTGGAAGTTACACTTTTAGGGGAGCCCAGAAAACAACCCGAGCATCCGAAAGATGGTATGGTACTCGATTTTGCCGATTTGAAAGATATTGTAAAAACACAGATTGTCAACCGTTTTGACCATGCACTGATGGTGAATGAACTTGTACCCGGGGAACAAATTGAATTATTGCAAAAAACGACCGACCGTTTAATATTGGTCGGTTTTCAACCAACCACAGAAAACATTGTCGCTTATATCGCTGAAATACTTCAACAACATTTGCCTTCAGGTGTTTCATTATTTAGTATACGTTTATATGAAACGGTAACAGCATTTGCCGAATGGTTTGCTTCCGATAACCAGTAA
- a CDS encoding uroporphyrinogen-III synthase: MKVRSILVSQPEPSTTKSPYFELAEKNSVKIDFRPFIQVEGVSAKEFRQTRIQILSHTGVIFTSRTAIDHFFRISQELRLTVPDSMKYFCISEATAFYLQKYIVYRKRKIFYADGRFSDLVNVMKKHKDEKFLVPLSDIHKQEIPELLDKEGYKYTKAILYRTVSSDLSDLADVNYDVLVFFSPSGIKSLFQNFPDFKQNDTRIACFGPTTAQAVREAGLRLDIEAPTAQAPSMTMALDQYIKKNNK; the protein is encoded by the coding sequence TTGAAAGTCAGGAGCATATTAGTTTCACAACCGGAGCCAAGCACAACAAAATCACCGTATTTTGAATTGGCAGAAAAAAACAGTGTTAAAATCGACTTTCGCCCGTTTATTCAGGTGGAAGGTGTATCGGCAAAAGAATTCCGGCAAACCCGGATTCAGATTTTATCACACACAGGAGTAATTTTTACCAGTCGTACAGCCATCGATCATTTCTTTAGGATAAGCCAGGAATTGAGATTGACTGTACCCGATTCGATGAAGTATTTTTGTATATCTGAGGCTACTGCATTTTATCTTCAGAAATATATTGTATACCGAAAAAGAAAAATATTTTATGCCGATGGCCGGTTTTCAGATCTGGTAAATGTGATGAAAAAGCATAAAGATGAGAAATTTCTTGTCCCGCTTTCTGATATTCATAAGCAGGAAATTCCGGAACTTTTGGATAAAGAAGGGTACAAATACACAAAGGCGATTTTGTATCGTACCGTGAGTAGCGATTTATCAGATTTGGCTGACGTAAATTACGATGTCCTTGTATTTTTTAGTCCATCGGGGATAAAGTCACTTTTTCAGAATTTTCCTGATTTTAAACAAAACGATACCCGGATTGCTTGTTTTGGACCAACAACAGCACAGGCAGTACGCGAAGCCGGTTTACGTTTGGATATTGAAGCGCCAACAGCACAGGCGCCCTCAATGACAATGGCACTGGATCAGTACATTAAAAAGAACAATAAATAG
- a CDS encoding PspC domain-containing protein, whose translation MKKTFTINISGTIFHIEEDAYEVLQKYLINLKTHFGNTEEGKEILSDIEARIAEIFTEKSENDRNVVTLAWVEEVVETMGTPEDFAEEEGEEEPVSEESKRKRRLYRDPDHRVLGGVCGGLGAYFNMDFVVLRIIFAILFFVTFPAAMIAYVILWIAVPKAITTAQRLEMRGQEATVKNIEKSIKEEVKEVQESYKKFKESDSYSKGKKSVAGAGDVLFNVLKVILKIFVVIIGVILILSAFFGILGLISSLIIGQSFVEGWPLVWGPEIHMPNFLNHFVEPDTVTFGMIAIGFLIGIPMLAMLYIGTKLVFRYKSNNAAIGLSMIGLWLVALVSLIVVSASQVGNYKSRSSISNSEILSCDSCSTLYLQLDEDKFDDYVEMDWEIDNFKVVIMNGEEVMLGLPTFDIEKAGTDNFSLLIKKTSRGRTRENAQESTEQIVYNFDLEDSTLTFDPYFFIKEGGKWRDQEVDITLKVPEGKTVYLGDEMVRIIHDIENVSNTWDGDMVGKYWEMMPDGLTMRESSN comes from the coding sequence ATGAAAAAGACATTTACAATAAATATAAGCGGTACTATTTTTCATATAGAGGAGGATGCCTATGAAGTGCTGCAAAAATACCTGATAAATCTAAAAACCCATTTTGGCAATACTGAAGAGGGGAAAGAGATTTTGTCGGATATTGAAGCGAGGATAGCAGAAATTTTTACGGAGAAATCAGAGAATGATAGAAATGTAGTTACGCTCGCCTGGGTGGAAGAGGTTGTTGAAACAATGGGAACACCTGAAGATTTCGCAGAAGAAGAAGGTGAAGAAGAACCTGTTTCAGAAGAAAGTAAGAGAAAAAGAAGACTATACCGGGATCCCGATCATCGTGTTTTGGGCGGAGTATGCGGTGGTCTTGGAGCTTATTTTAACATGGACTTTGTTGTTCTGAGAATCATTTTTGCAATCTTGTTTTTTGTCACTTTCCCGGCAGCAATGATAGCGTATGTCATTCTTTGGATTGCTGTTCCGAAAGCAATTACAACAGCTCAGCGTCTTGAAATGCGAGGACAGGAAGCAACTGTGAAAAATATTGAAAAATCAATTAAAGAAGAGGTAAAAGAGGTACAAGAAAGTTATAAAAAATTTAAGGAATCAGATAGTTATTCAAAAGGAAAAAAGTCGGTCGCAGGAGCAGGCGATGTTTTATTTAATGTGTTGAAAGTTATCCTGAAAATTTTTGTAGTAATTATCGGCGTGATACTGATTTTATCAGCTTTTTTTGGGATACTTGGACTTATTTCAAGTTTAATAATCGGACAATCGTTTGTTGAAGGCTGGCCACTGGTTTGGGGGCCTGAGATTCACATGCCTAATTTTCTTAACCATTTTGTTGAACCGGATACAGTAACTTTTGGAATGATAGCCATTGGATTTTTGATTGGAATCCCGATGCTGGCCATGCTTTATATTGGTACCAAGCTGGTGTTCAGGTATAAATCAAATAATGCAGCTATTGGACTAAGTATGATTGGTTTGTGGCTTGTTGCTTTGGTTTCGTTAATTGTTGTATCGGCAAGTCAGGTTGGAAACTATAAGAGCCGTTCGTCTATTTCAAACAGCGAGATACTTTCGTGTGACAGTTGTAGCACCCTTTATTTGCAACTGGATGAAGATAAATTTGACGATTACGTGGAAATGGATTGGGAGATTGATAATTTCAAAGTGGTTATAATGAATGGGGAGGAAGTGATGCTTGGTTTGCCAACATTCGATATTGAAAAAGCAGGAACAGATAATTTTTCACTTTTAATCAAAAAAACATCGCGCGGAAGGACCCGGGAAAATGCGCAGGAATCAACAGAACAAATCGTATATAACTTTGATTTGGAAGATTCGACTTTAACTTTTGACCCCTATTTTTTTATAAAAGAAGGAGGAAAATGGCGCGACCAGGAGGTGGATATTACTTTAAAAGTCCCCGAAGGCAAAACAGTTTATTTGGGTGACGAGATGGTAAGAATAATTCACGACATTGAAAATGTTTCCAACACCTGGGATGGCGATATGGTTGGCAAATACTGGGAAATGATGCCCGACGGACTTACCATGAGAGAATCATCAAATTAA
- a CDS encoding tRNA-dihydrouridine synthase family protein, whose translation MLIFNLNQIHFMIYLAPLQGHTDYIYRRAYSTVFPGIDTFFVPYISVKNDLILNKYFAEIEPGNNLLEARVIPQILVKNEKEIVFLSEVLKDFGYKEINLNLDCPYPMVTNRGKGAGLLPNAEQIKKILYAFYNKSHLKLSVKMRAGLENEKEIEKVLPVLNSFPLTEIILHPRNAKQLYKGKIAEQAYSFALENTEHKLVYNGDIFSVEHFREKQSKFPGTAGWMLGRGVLMNPFLPSQINGISFSLREKGEKLVDFHRLIFEGTYARMDNEGNVLNKMRQFWNYFSYNFNAQKKAYKRIKKANSIKSYLAEVNNLLSENFR comes from the coding sequence TTGTTAATATTTAATTTAAACCAGATTCATTTTATGATTTATCTCGCTCCTTTGCAAGGACATACAGACTATATATACAGGAGGGCATATTCAACGGTGTTCCCGGGAATTGATACTTTTTTTGTTCCTTATATTTCTGTAAAAAACGATCTTATTCTGAATAAATATTTTGCAGAGATTGAGCCTGGTAATAACCTGCTTGAAGCCCGGGTAATTCCACAAATACTCGTAAAAAATGAAAAAGAAATTGTTTTTCTGTCGGAGGTTCTGAAAGACTTTGGTTACAAGGAAATAAACCTGAACCTGGACTGTCCCTACCCTATGGTAACAAACCGTGGCAAGGGTGCAGGATTATTACCAAACGCTGAACAAATCAAGAAAATACTGTATGCCTTTTATAATAAATCGCACCTTAAACTTTCAGTAAAAATGCGGGCCGGATTGGAAAACGAAAAAGAGATCGAAAAAGTTTTGCCTGTATTAAATTCCTTCCCTTTGACCGAAATTATATTACACCCGCGAAATGCAAAACAATTGTATAAGGGAAAAATTGCTGAACAGGCCTATTCCTTTGCTCTTGAAAACACAGAACACAAGCTGGTATACAACGGCGATATATTTTCAGTTGAGCACTTCCGGGAAAAACAATCAAAATTCCCGGGAACAGCAGGCTGGATGCTTGGTCGGGGCGTGCTAATGAATCCGTTTTTACCTTCGCAAATAAACGGAATCTCATTTTCACTTCGAGAAAAAGGGGAAAAACTTGTTGATTTTCACCGACTCATTTTTGAAGGAACTTATGCAAGAATGGATAATGAAGGAAATGTTCTGAATAAGATGAGACAGTTTTGGAACTATTTTAGTTATAATTTTAATGCTCAAAAAAAAGCATACAAACGAATCAAAAAAGCGAACTCAATAAAATCCTATCTCGCAGAAGTCAATAATCTTTTAAGCGAAAATTTCAGGTAA